The DNA region GTTTCTAAATCTAGAATGTGCAATATTGTTCGCCGCGATCGCATAACGTCCTGATAGCATTAACGGCATCCGAGTTTATTGGATGGCTAAGGTTTAAATGTGAGAAAAATTAAACTACTGGGTTTGATATTAATTAGTTTGGCAATGGTATTGTGGTTGAATTTCCGTTTCTCAACACCGTCAATACCAACTGTTACATCTTTAACACCAAAAACTATCCGCTACTTCGAGCGCACTTTACCCCAAAGCATCGCTCACATTCTGTTGATTCCAGCTAATAGCAAATTTTTGGTAACTCCTGCATTATCACAGAAGGTAGCCACTGTAGAGGAATTTGCCCAAAAGCATCGAGCCGTAGCTATTTTGAATGCAGGCTTTTTTGACCCAGCCAACCAAAAGACTACATCTTATGTTGTCATACAAAGGAAGTTGGTAGCTGACCCTAAGGAAAACGAGCGATTGGTGAACAATTTCAACTTAAAACCTTACCTAAGTCAAATATTCAATCGCGCAGAATTCCGCCGCTACCTATGTGGGAAAACTAACCGCTATGCCATTGCTCTCCACAGTCAGTCACCACCAGCAGGTTGTCAGTTAGCCGATTCTATAGGCGCAGGCCCAAGCCTATTACCAGAACTCACGTTAGCAAAAGAGGGTTTTGTAGATAATACAAGTAAACGAGATGCACTTGGCAGCAACCAACCTAACGCCAGAACTGCCGTGGGTATTACCCGTGATGGTGGCGTTGTGTTAGTTATGGTGGCTCAAAAACCCTCGGCTCCCGCTAATTCTGGGATATCTTTGCCAGCATTAGCTGATTTTATGAAAACTCTTGGTGCTAATCAAGCGATGAATCTGGATGGGGGAAGTTCATCTTCGCTTTATTACAATGGTAAAACTTTTTACGGGAAGGTTGATTTGGAAGGAAATCCTATCAGGCGTCCTGTGAAATCAGTTTTGCTGGTTCAGGAAAACTAGTACTGTGTCAAGCCAACTTTATCTTTTAACTTCTCTGCGATTTAAATCAGTTGACATAGCTGATAACTGATTGTTAACTCACCAAAGAACAGTGTAGCTAGCACAAGCTTTAATCTTCTTCCAGATGCACTAGTTATAATACGATTGCCAAGCAACTGAAGTGATAGACTAGGACTAAAGGCCCCTTTAGCCTCACTCAAGGAGGGGAATGGATAAAGTTCGCTAACGTCAGCTGACAATCGATTCTGGAAATTATTCATCTGACGATGGTAAGCTGAATTAGGCAATAGGTGAAAAATGCCACTATTAAGCAATTTCAGGAACTTAGCGTCAGTCTGTGGTTCTTGGGGGCCAGGGTGATAATAGGCAAAGCGGTCAAGTGTCGCAGCAGTTTCTCTAGTATCTCTAGATTGATTTTCTGGGGAAAGTGCTACTTGTGCTATAGTCAAGAGTTTCTTGGCAGCCTCGAAAGCAGTGAGTGCTTTCTCTAAAAGTGCGTAGTTTACCGCCGTAGGCATCGCCTCTATGTTATCCAAAGTTTTCTCTTTGGCAATCCATCCCCTGTTCTTCTGGTATAGGGTAGGGGTTCTTGTAGGAAGACTGGACAGAAGGTGCGCTTCGCAAGTTATAGAGACAGTACATACTTAGCTGTGACTGTTTTCCCAATCATTACTAGGATTGGGTAGAGGCAAAAAAGACACTTCATCGTATGCACTGACGGTTGAGAAAGCTCCCTACAAATTTGGTCTGGACAGTTAACAACTTCCTGATAGATTAGATACAATTAGCATCTGCGTTTGCTTAAGTGATTACTTGTTAAAAGTAAGTACTCGAATTGACACAGTGTTAAACTTTTCACCTGTTAGCTCTAGCGAAAATTTTTGCTTCAGGGCAAATTAAGACTTAATATTCAAGGGACTTGGATGTTTCTTGGAGATAAAGTTAACCAAAACAGGGCAAAAGGCTGAAAAAGATATGTCTGATGTCAAAAACGCAGAAGTGATAAGAGTATTAAGAATCTAAAATAGATATTAAATTGAAGAAAAAACAACGACCATCGACAACCGTCAGTCTATTTTACTTTCTGTAAAGCGTCGCCAGGTTGTTACCAGTGCTGAAACACGATTACATGCAAGTTTCCCAGGATCAGCCTATTTATTCTGAGGCCCCACTCCAGCTGCTACTATTTGTCGATGGACGACCCAAGTCCCGACAACAAGTGCAGCGAATCCGTGCTTACTTAAAAGAATTGCAGGCTGAGTATAGTTTTGAAGTTGAAACTATCGATGTTGGACAACAACCTTACTTAGCAGAACACTTTAAATTGATAGCAACGCCAGCTTTAATTAAAATCCATCCGGAACCACGACAGGTTCTTGCTGGGAGTAATATCATAGCGCAATTAAAAAACTGGTGGCCTCGCTGGCAAGCTGCTGTAGACGCCTACTTAAAAGTACAGGAAGACTTACAAGAACGTATAGACGATAATACTAGGGCGACATCACCCAAATCCACTATCCGTTCAGTTGCTGTTTCTGCCGAACTAATTCGACTCTCAGACGAAATTTTTCGCTTAAAACAGGAAAAAGATAACCTCCAAGAGCAGCTACAGTTTAAAGACCGGGTGATTGCTATGCTGGCGCATGATCTCCGCAATCCGCTAACTGCTGCGGCGATCGCTATCGAAACTCTCCAATCTAATTACAATTTAGAGACGGGGCAATTCCAGCGCCTCAAGCCATCGATGACGGCGCATTTATTAAAACAAGCCCGCAATCAAACTAAGGTTATTGACCGCATGATTGCTGACCTTTTAGAGGTAGGTCGGGGCAAAGATAAAGAGTTCCCTATTTTACCACAAAAGGTGCAACTGGGTAAAGTGTGCTTAGATGTACTAGAAGAATTGTGCGATCGCTACACCGCCAAATCCCAAGAGGTAGAGATAGATATTCCTAGTGACTTGCCTTATGTATATGCTGACCCAGAACGCATCCGCCAAGTGCTAGTGAATCTGTTGGATAATGCCATCAAATATACCCCAGAAGGTGGCAAGATTAGTGTTGCTGGATTACATCGCACTACCCAAAAAGTTCAGTTTAGTATCGGCGATACCGGGCCTGGTATTCCTGTAGAGAATCGCGATCGCATCTTTGAAAATCACTTCCGCCTGCAACGGGATGAAGCTACAGAAGGTTACGGGATTGGTCTTTGTTTATGCCAACGCATCATCCTGGCACATTATGGTCAAATCTGGGTAGATTCTGCCCCCAATAACGGAGCATGGTTTCACTTCACATTACCAGTTTATCCTTCTTAGAGATTAGGCAAAACATTCACTAATGACTAATGACCATTGTACAGACGCGATTAATCGCGTCTCTAAAAACTTGAGACAAAGCGATCGCGTCCCCCGGTTTTTGCTTGGTAAAGTGCTTTATCTGCCCGCACAATCAAATCTGAAGGAGAGGATTCCCAAGTGGGCACAACAGTAGCCACACCCATACTTAGCGTGACATGCTGACTCACCGCAGACCCATCGTGAACAATTTGCAAATCTTTGATTCCCTCTTGTATCGCTGCGGCAACGTGAAGTGCGCCAGATGCAGGCGTATATGGCATAATCACAGCAAATTCTTCGCCACCATAACGCGCTACTAAATCCTGATGTTTTTGCGCCTTGAGGCTTAATAAAGCACCCACCTTTTGTAAACAGACATCTCCGGCCGGATGACCATATTTATCGTTATAAAATTTAAAATAGTCGATATCACACAAAATCATTGACAGGGGAGATTCCTCTTGTGCCAGATTAATCCACTGAGTATTGAGATAATCGTCAAAACGGCGACGATTTGCCAACTCAGTTAAGCCATCTACATTGGCCAAGTGGTGCAAAGCTTCGTTTGCCGCCTCTAACTGTTTGTAGACTTGCGCTTGCTGTAGCAGGCGACGCAATCGCTGGCGCAATACAGGCCAATGAATTGGCTTAGTGACATAATCAGTCGCCCCTGCTTCAAAAGCACGATCTACGGATTCTTCATCATCTAAGCATGTGATCATCAATATAGGAGTGCGCTCCCATATCTTGGATATCACAGTATTATTAAGTCCAGAGTTAGTATCAAAAGTTGCAAGAGCTGATATTAAATTATTCCTGGCAATTTGGAGCAAGTGCTTACAGCAGGTAAAACCATCCATCACAGGCATTACAGCATCTAACAAAACTATATCCGGTTTGATAATCTCGTAAGCATCTAAACATTGCTTACCATCATTGGCTTCGACCACTCGATAACCTTCTTGTTCCATAGCTTTACGCAACAATACTCGGATGGTCTTGTCATCATCAGCTACTAGAATCAGTGGTGGTTGCTTAGAAACAGAAAATGGAGTTATGCCTGACATGAGTTGCCTTCCACTTGCAGAACTATCCTGAAAAAGGCTATGCAACTCAATCGCATGGGGGCGATCGCTCTTTTTATCAATGCCAGGATTTGCGGCAAAGGTGTGTCTGGCTTCACAATCAACTGTTCTTTGACAATAGAGGCTCTTGTGTTACTGAGCCAAGCAAGCGGTAGAGAACTAAGTTGCATAGACAATCTATAATTGGAACACGAAGGCAATTCTTACCTTTTTGTTCGCCTATGGTTAGGAGAGGAAATGTTACTTTTATATTTCCCCATTGTTAAAGTCAAATTGCGATTTTTCAAAAAATTGCAAATGTACACCTTATTGATTCAGTTCTGTAGTTAGTTTAGAAACTTAACGATACAGGGCAAAGCAAAAACACAAGTGCGCTTATAAGATAGTTAAGACTAAATATTAATATCAATAATTGACTCAAATTTATTTAGTCTATTCGACAAGGGCTACGGATGTCTAGTCTAATTACATAGAATAGAAATTTACCTGAGCGACAAAGCTTTCTTATAGATTAATTTTGGAATAATAAAATAATTAAAAATTATTATTTAATTCTGAGATATTTTAACCAAATAGATTATAGTTATTTAAAAATCCACCGACTTCGAGCTAAGATTTATAATTTAGACATGCTAAATTATAAATTATTGAATAATTTAATAAAATTAATTCATAATTAGCATATAAAAATTTATCTTTATTTCATCCAAAAGTTAAAACCTATTTCCACTCACTAAATATTCAAAATGCCAGACTCATTAATGTATCAGCAAGATCACTTTGTGGTTCTAGAAACAAATCAACCAGAACAATTTCTGACACAATCAGAGTTATTAGAAAAGCTCAAAACAACTCTCCAACAACTTGTAATTCAAGATTTGCCGCCTGACTTGCAAAAGTTTGATACTGCGGAAGCTCAAGCACAATATTTACTTGACACCACCTGCGAATTAGACATTGCTCCTGGGCAATATTTGCAGTGGTATGCAGTTCGTTTAGAAAAGTAACTTTTTGGTTAGCAATTAAGAAGTAGCATAACAGACAGTAGATTTGTAGATTGGATTGGACTTAAGTACTACCCAACAAAATCTTGAAAATGTTGCGTTTTATTCCTCAACCTAACCTAAATTGGAGTTATTTTCTAAGCTTAACCTACGCAGTCTTGTAAGCAGGGTGAGAGAAGAATTGCTCAATAATACCCAATACTTGTTGGGTTTTGGGGAAAAGGGAAAGGGGAAAGAAAAAACCTTTAATCTAAACCCAGTAACCTTTTCCCCAAACCAAATTCCGAGTTAAAAATCCAAAAACCGAGCAGTATTGCAATAATACCCTCTTTCTTCCCCTGCTCCCCCTGCTTATCCGAACCGTATTGGCAGATCGCCAACTTCTTTGATAAGTCGGGGATCTGCGCGTTTGATTCAGGATTGGTACATAAAAGAATCGAGTTTGGATAACGAGAATTTTTGTTCTTGACTATTGACTAGTGACTAGTGACTCTTTTTGAGTATTGATCAGTGCTAGCTCAATTTTGTTTTCAGATGGCTGCGTTATTTGAACCTCCAATCCAGGGCCAAAATAGTTGGTCATTTTTTCCTGCTTTTGTTGCCAGACATCAATTGGTATTAGCGGTGAATCAAATTCCAAAACTAGGGCATAGCTGCCATTAACTTCTGTTTCTCGCAAGCCTGTTACTGTTGGCCGTTCCTGGTCTGAGGGACTCAAACCCAGAAAAGAAAGTGTTGTATCTAGATGAGCATCTTGACCGTAACAATATCGAGTGATGTCTTTGCGAATTTTATTTTGGGTGTCAGTTGCTTGCTGTTGGCGCAATATTAATGCTGACGGTGACGTAGTTTGAGTAAAGGGCACTGGCTTGAGTTCATTAGCTTTCAGCGCCAATCCTCCCAATAATAGAGGAATTCCGTAAAAAAATCCGACAAGATTTAATGTGGCATTATTAACACCATAGGCGACGAAACCCATGATGGTTAATATACTGCCGATAGTTAAACCGAGTGTTCCCAAAGAGATTTGGCGTAGCATAAGCTTAAATTAGTATAAAGTCTGAATACCTCAGTTTTATTATCATCGGTTATGAATAAGTAATTAGGGAAGAACATTGTTCCTAGACGTAAGAAGTCAAGGGGTTCTGCCTTCCTTGTATAAGAATTTACGTAGACGCAAGGACACGGATTTCTAAGCCACAAAGTTTGTGTAGTAGACTAGTAAGGGCGTATTATTGCCCCCAGAATGTTGGATTTTGAGTTAACTTTAAAGTTAAAGGTACTTAAAGATAGGAAAAAAATAATGGATTTACAGACTATAAAAGAACGAATTGCCGCAGTTCAAAGCAAACGCGAGTATCTGTTAGGTCTACTTGAGCAACCAAATTTGGGAACTTTGAGAGTTGACGTAAATCAGGCTTTGGAAGAACTGGATGAATTAATTGATGAATTTAGACGCACCATTCCGGTAGAGTAAAAATTATCGAAAATTACGTCGGTTTAAGCCTCAACTTCAGGTTAACCCGACGCTTTTTAGTATTATCATGTCCTCAAATCCCCCGAATTGAACTAAGTGTTAGTTGGCGAAGCAACATAGCTGTATCATTTATCCTGCAACGGAACCATCTCCTGCACGCTGACCTAACTGCCTAACTAAAGCAATGAGTTCCTTTGTAGGTACATCTTTCTTGCAAACATCATCAAAGCTAGACATTGCCTTTGCCCCCTGGAAATTTACGTCTTCCACTGAGGAGTAAGCAAGGATCTGGGTGTTCGGAGATATAGCTTTAATGTGACTAGACGCACTCCAGCCATCCATAACTGGCATCTGTAAATCTAGAACAATTACGTCAGGATGGCAACGTTTAACCATTTCTATAGCTTCTTCACCATTACTGGCTAAACCTACTACTTGAATATTTTCCTGGCAAGAAAAAACTAATTGTAAGGTTAAACGAGTCAGTTCGTGGTCATCAACTACTAGAACACGCAAGGTAGAAAGCTCACAGGATAACATTAACATTAAGGGAAAGACGAAATTATTTCAGAACAGCCTCTCTAGTTTATGGGAACAAATGCCAGCACTAACTCTATCCTATGGTTGAATAACTTGTG from Nostoc commune NIES-4072 includes:
- a CDS encoding phosphodiester glycosidase family protein codes for the protein MRKIKLLGLILISLAMVLWLNFRFSTPSIPTVTSLTPKTIRYFERTLPQSIAHILLIPANSKFLVTPALSQKVATVEEFAQKHRAVAILNAGFFDPANQKTTSYVVIQRKLVADPKENERLVNNFNLKPYLSQIFNRAEFRRYLCGKTNRYAIALHSQSPPAGCQLADSIGAGPSLLPELTLAKEGFVDNTSKRDALGSNQPNARTAVGITRDGGVVLVMVAQKPSAPANSGISLPALADFMKTLGANQAMNLDGGSSSSLYYNGKTFYGKVDLEGNPIRRPVKSVLLVQEN
- a CDS encoding histidine kinase, yielding MLKHDYMQVSQDQPIYSEAPLQLLLFVDGRPKSRQQVQRIRAYLKELQAEYSFEVETIDVGQQPYLAEHFKLIATPALIKIHPEPRQVLAGSNIIAQLKNWWPRWQAAVDAYLKVQEDLQERIDDNTRATSPKSTIRSVAVSAELIRLSDEIFRLKQEKDNLQEQLQFKDRVIAMLAHDLRNPLTAAAIAIETLQSNYNLETGQFQRLKPSMTAHLLKQARNQTKVIDRMIADLLEVGRGKDKEFPILPQKVQLGKVCLDVLEELCDRYTAKSQEVEIDIPSDLPYVYADPERIRQVLVNLLDNAIKYTPEGGKISVAGLHRTTQKVQFSIGDTGPGIPVENRDRIFENHFRLQRDEATEGYGIGLCLCQRIILAHYGQIWVDSAPNNGAWFHFTLPVYPS
- a CDS encoding response regulator, with amino-acid sequence MSGITPFSVSKQPPLILVADDDKTIRVLLRKAMEQEGYRVVEANDGKQCLDAYEIIKPDIVLLDAVMPVMDGFTCCKHLLQIARNNLISALATFDTNSGLNNTVISKIWERTPILMITCLDDEESVDRAFEAGATDYVTKPIHWPVLRQRLRRLLQQAQVYKQLEAANEALHHLANVDGLTELANRRRFDDYLNTQWINLAQEESPLSMILCDIDYFKFYNDKYGHPAGDVCLQKVGALLSLKAQKHQDLVARYGGEEFAVIMPYTPASGALHVAAAIQEGIKDLQIVHDGSAVSQHVTLSMGVATVVPTWESSPSDLIVRADKALYQAKTGGRDRFVSSF
- a CDS encoding chlororespiratory reduction protein 7 encodes the protein MPDSLMYQQDHFVVLETNQPEQFLTQSELLEKLKTTLQQLVIQDLPPDLQKFDTAEAQAQYLLDTTCELDIAPGQYLQWYAVRLEK
- a CDS encoding DUF2854 domain-containing protein, whose product is MLRQISLGTLGLTIGSILTIMGFVAYGVNNATLNLVGFFYGIPLLLGGLALKANELKPVPFTQTTSPSALILRQQQATDTQNKIRKDITRYCYGQDAHLDTTLSFLGLSPSDQERPTVTGLRETEVNGSYALVLEFDSPLIPIDVWQQKQEKMTNYFGPGLEVQITQPSENKIELALINTQKESLVTSQ
- a CDS encoding response regulator — translated: MLMLSCELSTLRVLVVDDHELTRLTLQLVFSCQENIQVVGLASNGEEAIEMVKRCHPDVIVLDLQMPVMDGWSASSHIKAISPNTQILAYSSVEDVNFQGAKAMSSFDDVCKKDVPTKELIALVRQLGQRAGDGSVAG